The window CATACAATGTCAATATCTTTGTTAATTAGACACAgataatgtaaacatctgtttgTCCTTTCACATGCACATAAAGTatgctcctgtgtgtgttcactGACACACTCACCCCCAGTAAACATCAGTGCGTCATCCAATATGTCATAGAAAAATAAAGCAGACAACTCACTCTCAGTGTCGCTGATGCCGCTGTCGCTGACGCTGGCGCTGCTTCGCCTCTTCGCCGTCCTCAGGTGCTCGTCGTAGCGGAAGTGGCGCTTCTCCAGCGGGGACGTGAAGTCCTCGATGACGGCATCGAACTCGCACAGCACTTCGTCCAGATCGTCCACATCCACCAGCTTCGCTGCGTGGACGAGGAAGAGGGTGCGTGTGAGCCCCGAGAGtcatttgaaaatgtacaaactCACCCGATTTAAACATCtccctgtccattcacatacacacgtaAACACGCGCCTGACTGTCTGTCTAttcacaaacacataaacatctGTCTATACattcaaatacacacacgcTTGTCTGtctgttcacacacacaaacatatccTTCTGTTCACATACATTCCAACATCCGTCAATcaatacacatacacaccagCAAACCTCTCcattcacattttcattcatgcacacacatttagttccattcacatacatataAGAAACCGTCTGtccatttacatacacacacacacacacaccatgtaaACATCTGCCAGTCTATTCACGCACATAAAATCAAGTCTGTCCGTTCACATACACAAATACAAACAGTGGAATATTACTATAAGGAAGCAGCCGCAAAGTGAGAGTGGTGTGAAATGTAGGAATTTACCTTGGGGCGCCAATTTGGGAGACTTCATGGTTCCAGTGAAGCGTCCACTACCGTCCAGATGTGTAAAGCGTGCGTCGCTGTCGCGTTGAGTGGGTGTGTTTAGTTCCCACGCTGCCCTGCTGTGCTCGTCTCTCCTGAAGATCTTGAACTCATCGCTTCAATGTGTGTGCTGCAGCTTTTTAAAGAGCCCTGCAGGAGAGGGGGCGgagactctgtgtgtgtgtgtgtgtgtgtgtgtgtgtgtgcgtgtgtgttacacTCTGGGCTGAAGTTACACGCCCCTGACGTCTTCCCCATAAAAAAGTGTTAGTAAACAACTTATGTGTCAGAATGATCCAaaccttatttatttatatccatCCAATTGTCGCCAGGCAGACTAGGATTTTACACACAAGCTCATCATTGTTGGCTGGCAGTGGCGAATCTTGGGCCAGTTAAGTGTTGGCACCCCCAAAACCTGCTCCCTATAAATACTACCTGGCTAATTATTAGAAAATGACACCATTTCTATGGTCTCATTGATGCAGGCAGAgatcattcataataataacaataaacacgGTTTAAAAACATGCCACATACACCCTAACGCTCTCAATGTAGtaatctgtccattcacataaacaTTTGTCTGTCACACACAAATTAAATCTGTcattccattcacatacacacaatgtgTACATCTGTCGGTCCATTCACATAAACACCTGTCCGTTCACAtataaacacaaagtaaacatgTCTGTCCGTTCATAAACACAACATAAAGTCATCCATTCAAATACACACATGACGTAAATATCTTTGTTCATTCTGCCTGTCTACTGACATACGGTACAGGCACAAAATGTAAACTGGTTGTTCATTCACAGTCAACCATTCACATACAAACACGTCTGtcagtttacacacacacacacacacacataaaaaaataatgtaataaaataataatataataaaataaaataataatatcatgtctgtccattcacatacactctTAATGTAACCATTTCCTTGCTCATTTACATACTACACATCGTATTACAGTATGTCTGCCCATTCACGTGCACACATAAACTAAGCAGCTGCGTACTCAAACCTCAGTTGATTTTACTCAAGTGGAAAACTGTTAACATTAATTGTATTAATATGTTCAATATTGtgacatttattattgttattctgaCATATGAATGAAAATAACTTATAAACCTTGCTGACTGACACGGGAACTCAATCGAGGCCCGGTCATAGGTTAAGTTAGAACGACATCTGGTGGTGAAGGTTGCTCGTGCCGCTAATTAGAATTGaactagagcagtggttcccaaacgtttTACGTGGCATAACCCtgcagacatttgacctgaagccatgtaccccttaCTACttcacacttcaaaaacacatcttttgatatgaattgacttgaaatattgaacacaattcATTGATATTCATTTTATAGTCATTCAAAATTGCGTATTTTGCATGGCCACATTTTGGTGAACATTTCACGTGAGCACTAATAAAAAGATAAGTAATCATCTTTTACAAATGCTGAAAATAGTTAATTGGTTGACTAATTTTAAAGTTATTCTGGgtcaaatgtgtattttaacgtgtcacatgagcactgataggTAAGTACAGTAAttatcctacatatcttttattccagtttgatgttgacagtcttcgtttgaatttgagctttttttgtccactgacgatggctatggtttaaatctGTGTCATAATTTATtgccaaattgaaggggaaagttgaacaatcacgataaagcagtatctgaaataaaaaaaaaaaaatacatacaaccaaccatAAAGCTCTACTCACAGTGACATGTTTTTGCAGCGATTGGACCACCAAGATAAATCAAAACTTTGAGATTAAACAcgattaatgcacaaaataatcatcatacttacttatttgttcatatgatgcacacagagcaatgaacatcGTGTGCGGTCTCCTTTCTGCTTTCCTTTGGCctttgcgccgtgaggcgttcaggaaCACTCGTAATTGAGATTTTTAGGCGCTAATTTTCACGTACACTCTATTACAATTGGcgcaccccactttgggaattTCGGAACTAGAGTGATGGGAGTTTCAGATGGACCCATAGCTACatatcatttatttactttatttgtaGTGGTGCTCCGATccgtatcagccgatttccgtgaaaaagcatggtatctgcatatgccgatacttgcttttaaaCGCAGATCCCCTTCGtcgatcagctccgcccccattgcggCAGCCAGCCTATGGCGAccatctcccgcccactttcccttaacaaagtcaaaacaagcatgtctacagtgtgggacttcctgtgattgtgagagtgatataactTTTGGACCCTACAAAGCacgccttaaaaagctttatGTTAGTGCGGCATTCGGGGGGCGGGCACGAGGCatggtgtggtgagttttcgcaCTGGCGATGTGATCGGCCGGTTgggctaattagccaaaacgcaTGACgcgtttcaccagtgattttgaaaaagtaagtcaaatatggttTTGTCGAAATTTTATTGTTCCTCTTTCATACCATATAGCCCAGCGGTCACGGGAACCAGGGAGCCCCCCCACGACGACGGCACCTGCAATAGTGTGTGAACACTAATTGTTGATACCAGCATTTGTTAATGTGGTGGTAAAACAACCACATTCGATTTGtgtgggttgaaataagctatgaaaatgtttttttatttaaaaatctaCACTAAATCggtgtgatcggtatcagcccATTTCACTCGTGGATtattggtatcggcagcataaaaacctgatcgtaGCATCCCAAATTATTTGACCTACATCAACAGTCTAAGTGAGGCTCATTAATGCTCACGTCGCAAATTCCATGCTGAGACTTTCACACCTGCGGCGCTCACTTGAACGCCATCAGCAAATAGATAAACAAATGTGTTTGCATCTGCACGGTACTGTTGGTGGTTCTCGGATGCCGCAGTAACGAAGCAtgtggccttggtggaggtgcCAAAAGTGACATCTTCAAGGCCTGGTGAGAAAATGTCAGCATTCAAAAAGTCATACTTTCTCCTTTAGCACTTGTGCACCACTTTATACTATCTTTAAACAGTCATTATCACAATTTACATTATgttatcatttttatatatttttaatggatACACGCAAAATTGATCCTCATATCTTTGctcgtatgtactgtatacgtaCAGCTCATGAGACATATACTTGACCCCAAAATGATGAGTTGAagtgcattttgttttctttttaatattatgttgaatggatgttccttcaaaaagcaaaaaacacgtCATATAACggctctttgactagtgttttagcagtattttcacaaaaacagcagactcatatagaggatcttttgactagcatttttgcagtacctCGTTAAAGACAGCAGAGCATACAGTTGTTTGCCACTTTCTAAAAGACaccaatttaacaaaaaacactttaactCAAAATTTGGCCTGTACATAGATCTCTAGAAATACTTTGCCGTAGATGACCACAACGTATCCCACTGGACATCCTCCAAtcgtatgtatacatgtaccgTAAAAGCTCTTCACCAAAACAATCAAATCAAACTTAACTGTCTTTTGAATGCAAAAATTTACTCAACAGGACCGTAACAGTAAATCTCTCATTCATCTGTGAGCCATTACGGTAAATGTGCAATCATAACAATTACAATTTTGATGACATTGGCTCCAGCGTCTGGTGTGACGTATATAACACTTGGTGGGCGGCAatcattgctttcaacacaacagtgtGGGATAAGTTGAAACTGAAGACCATTTTCGTCCCATCTCAAGTTTCAAACATACACATTGTGAATTTGACACAGTCCATATGTTTATTATCGTTGTATTTCCTAACTGGGGCTCCAAATATTCTGCCAGTTTCAGTTATCGTTTTTACTGTAACTGCATTTGATTGcggtggtgtacctaatgaagggACCTGTAGGTGTATATGCTTGAGTCACTCAAAGTCGCATCCCAACAACTCCACGCGCATAGTAATAGACCCCTTCCAGTTTCTGGGGATGATTCGGATGAAGCGGGAAAAAATGGGCGGGTAGATGAAATTCTTCACATgctcattgtttttgttgttcccGCGGAAGATCTGATTTCGGACAAAGAATCAGAAATCCAGGTTAGAATCCCAGGAGGAAAGATGTTCAACATCATGTTTCGAGAGCAGCGTACCTTCGGTGGTCGGTCCTCGTCTTCGTTGTAGTCGTTCCAGTAGATTCCGTCCTCACTATGCTGGAGCGAGTAGAAGGTGACGTACATCTCCTTCCCCAGAGACTTGGCTCCTTGCGTGATGATGCCTGTGATCTTCTTGACCTCTGGCAGCTCTACCTGAAGCCACTGCTTCATGTCTTTGTACTGCAGGAACAGGGACAAGCAGGTTTCACCATTTGCAGTTGCGGTTTTGGACATCTTTTACCTTAGCTTGCCATGCATTGACAGTGCCCTGCTTGTTGAGGCGCGCATACGAGGGCAACCAGGCTCCCAGGTACCAGCTGGAGGACGTGGAGCTAGCTGTGATGCGGTAGTCCTCGATCAGTCCATTCTCCATCCCCAGAGGTACAGAGCAGCCTTATGATGtagaaagaaaaatgttgcattcaATTCAACCTTGTGACTGTCAGATCTTACCGTCCAACTCGCAGCCGTAATACTCCATGCGGACTGTGGCCGTGTTGTACCACTGGAGTGGGTGAAGCCTAATGAATCTTGCAATCACAGGCGGGAAAAAGGTGTTTGTCTTTGTCTCGTAGGCTTCCTGGTTCCCAGGAAACACCTGGCGATACAGCAGTTTAAAGACAACACTTGCGCTCTCCTGCAATGTCAGTGATTAAAGACCTCCCAACCTTCATTGGGTATCTGCTGTCGCCCTTATAAAGGCTCCACCTTTTGTGGTCGTTACTGTAGGAGATACTGTAATTGGTCACAAACTGCGATTGGAAGAGCTGCTTGGCTCCTTGTGTGGCCACCTGGCTTATCACGACCGGCCTCTGAAAGTCCACCTGTACCCAGAAGGTAGCATCGGTAAGTAGTTTGAATGCAAGACACGAAAGACGCATGGATCCTTTTGGAGATACCTGAATAAAGCTATTATTCTGGTCTGTGCTCCATGCATTGTATTTGCCTTGATTGTTCAATCGGGCAAGATGTGGCTCCCAGTAGCCTTCAAAGAGAGAGAATTGGTCATGATCTTTCTTTCTGTCTATGTCTATAGACATGTGGAACAACAGTTACCTCGAGTGATGTTGGCTGTGATCTGTCCATCTTTCACACTGCCTGATTCGAGGCCCAGGGGGCGGTAGCAGTCTTGGAGAACACACGCAAGAACCATGTCActttttgctcaaacaaaacatcatatcgGGAGATTAGTAGTACCATTATCGAGAACTAAAAAGAGAGTCTGCATCCCCCTCTGCTGGTTGACGCCAATTTCCGTCTCTAGCTGCCACAAGCCAGGCTTGGACGGATACATCTCCAAGGTAGCAAAGCTTCCTGAATGCAGCAAACAATACGTTAGCGTTCAACTTGAAGGCGCACACgctttgcttgaaaatgttacCAGGAAGCAGTGGAAAGACGCCATGTCTGTTGCTGGTGGCCTGCTGGTGAAGAAACGTCTGTCCGTGGAAGTGGATGCTTTGGAAGTCTGTGGGAGAGCCCATGTTGATAAGGTGCCAGCGGACGAGCTGTTTGGTGTACATCCTCAGGCCCTTGAGATTATGTGTGATGCCGTTGATGGCTATGGAAACATCACACAGTAGTATTTCATCATGTTATCACTTACATTTTATATGCAATTTCATGTTCAAAACAGTAGatcgcatgtgtgtgtgctttgatTACAATGGAACTTCAGGTCCTCCTTGACATTGGGGTCCTGAAATCTCCTTCGGCTTTTGCGCTGCATGATCTCGCGATTTGTCTCGTAGTACCAGCTCTGTGACTCATCAAAGGTCATGAAGAGCAGTGTAAACTCGCTTATGTCCGTCATGTTGTTTAAGGTGCCCTTTGGACATACTAGCAAAGGCCCAATCAAGCCGGAGTGGATATCCTTTTCCTGAAAGGAAATACTTTAAGAAACATCCTTCAAATGTTCTTTTACCCAATGAATACCAAGTACTCACAGGATTAACACCGGAATAGTACGTCCATGTCCGACAGTGAGGCTCATCCTGAGTATGGTCAGCTTTTCGAGGGACCTTCCAGATATATGTGAAGGTGGTATTGGGGAGAACCTCGTTGTCACCTTTATATGAAGCCGTGGAGGCATCCTCATAGGATAGACCTTCTGTCGACTTGGTATAGGAAACCCCGTTTGGGTGTAAGGAAAATGGTCGATTGGCATTGTTTCTGAACACTACCTGTGTAGAGAACAATACATCTTTAAAGGACTCAGAATATCAGCAGCGCATGGTGTTTATCCTCTGCTTACCATGATGCTTTGTCCATATTCTGCCTTGATGACAGGCCCCAGGATACCAAGATGCTCTTCCTTCTCGCCTCGAATTTCAGGTATTCTGAAGAGCCCATCCATGTAACCTCGGAACACTACCTTCTTGAACTTTGTGTGCCGATTGCTTAGCTGAGGTCTTTCTTGCCGCCTGCTGCAACAGATTGCAACTTAGAATTTAATTAAAACACTAAATTAAGTTGTAAGCTTACTTCAGTCCCGAGCCACTGTAGTCCCACTCAACCTCCTCTGCAGAGATGAAGTACATCTTGACATTCGGGCCTGACTGCTTGAAATCGTCAATATTCTGGATGTCTAGATGACTGCTGTAGGGGTCTTTGTAGTTCACATAATCATATTCATCTGCTTTCAAATCTTCTAATGCTAAATGATCAGGCTCGTCTCCCGGAACATAAAGCTCATAGTCGCTGAAATCAGGTCGTGGCACACCGATGACCACAGGTTTGTTCATAAGGTCCTCCTCTTCCGGGACAGCTTGCAGTGAAACTGGTCGTGACCCTCGTGGGATCATGTTAGGGTTAAATCCACGTGGAGAGAGTGGTAAACCATTTGTCACTAGAGGGTTATATTCCTTTTTCCTCCTCGTTTTTATACCAAAGCCCTTCTGTGGCTTCTGTCGGAATATGACTCTCCGTATCTTGGGTGTCCTTTTGGGTGCtggtgttgtttgtttttgtacataCTTCATGATATGGTCTGGAATTTGCATCGGTACGTTTTGGTGAGTTCCGTCGTATGTCCAGTTGTGACTCTTTGTCTTTACAGAGTTGGATTTAATCACCTCGGTGTGGTTTTGTTTGAGGTATATAAACACTTCCTCACTGCTCTCAGAACCATCTAACTCCTCCAAGCTGCTCTGAAGTCTGCCGGCAAGTGAAAAATTACCTGAGTTCTGACTATTGTTGAAGGAGGAAGACGTGCTGTTAGACTGTTTTAAAAAGGTCTCAAACGTAGTGTTCCCTGATGAATTGGATTGGGTTGAATTCACAGTGACATTTTCCGGgatgaaatcagctgggataatCAGAAATTTATATGAGTCCATCTGAGGTCCATCCTCATTGACGGTACTTTCACTATCTTTCAGGACGGCACCAAACACGGCCCTGTTCTGGATGTCCAGGCTCCTAATATCCTGAGAAATTGTATTCAATGATGAATGGTTTGACTGTGTATCCGGGATGGAAGGCGATCGAGCCTCAGAGAAGGCAAACACATCCCCTCGCGTCAATTGCTCCTCTGCGTCCTCATTTCCACCTGTTAAGGTTACATTTAGCCTTCCAGCTTGCAAATTGGCTTTTACATCTAAAGGTAGATTAGTAGCCTCTGTGGATCTGTTCCCGTAATTTAACGATGCCGTAGTGTTGTAAAGTGCTGTTTGATTGGTCTTGGTTTTGTTATCAAGACTAGGACTATAATCGATTGTAGCTTTTGTGCTTTTAGTCACCGAAGTAGCTTGCCTGACATTTTTGTTAAACACGTCAACGGCATCATAGTCCAAGAAAGACAAGTCCAGTTTCTCAATGCTCTCCACTGAGTCTTTGAGTTGTTTCTTCAGCGACCTGAGGCCTAATTCGTTTGCGAACATCTCAGTGTCAAGATCAGTCTCAACGGTGTTTGACGGTTTGAGCCTctgcttctccttctcctcctccttcttcttgatTTCATCCAAGCTTGGAGGCTTCAacaaatcaaactttttttctggctCGTCGTAGTCATACTCATAGTAGTGGTCACGGAAGCACTCAACATCCTGGAACTTTATGCGCATTCCTTTTGTTGTCTCATGGGAATTCAGCGTCGCCAGAAGCCAGACACCTGGTCGTAAAGACACGCAGTAAGTTGGATGTAGTCTCCATATTAACAGAGATTTATTGAAACAACTGACAGACCAATGTTTTCCATGTTCATCGTAATGGTCTCTCCAGTCATGGGAAAGAGGCTAAGGATGTCTTCCTTGCGCTTGTTCAGTTCAAATGTGTGCCCGTAGGCTGTTGCTGTCTGAATGTAGTCCTGCGCTCCAACGCTAGACACGTGCCACTTTGCGACGTCGCCATTGCAGAAGCCCAAGAGTGGCCCACTCTCGTACACGTAGCCATTTATCGCTGTTGGGAGAATTATCATGAGCATTAGTCATTAGTAACAGCATACACCACCCAGTTAGATTACTGCCTGACGCACTGTGCATGACATTGGACTTGTAAAAGCCAGGGTCCGCCTTGTTGACTTGGGATGGATCACAAAACCCCCGAATGTTGTCATCCAGATACCAGCTCTTGTTTTCATCGAACACGGCGAACATGGCTTGCTGCTCTTTGTCTGCTTTTACCTGTCGACACCAGTCATCAATTTGTACATACTATCTCACAGACACTGGGTAAGTCACCAGttaattcaataataaagtTAATTCAAGAACATGACTAGATCTGGGTTTGATCACTGGGCACCACATGGTGCTTACAGAAAACGAATTAGACTGTACATGTGGCATAtactttaacatttttggacaaaGACTAGAAAGCAGGGGCCAAGACAATTTGGTTTTACCTGCACATTCCTGACATTGAGTGACTGACTCTTGCAGATGAGGAGGGGTCCAATCAGACCTGAGGCGATGTCTCGTGGCGTGTCGACGGCACTGTGGTACAACCTCGTAAGACATCTGGGGTCTCTCTTTAGAGGCTCATCCTCTTCCACCACCCGCCACACATACGTGTGCGTTTCGCCCGGCTGGACAGCGTGTGAATGGTTGCCTGGTAACCACACAGAGCTGTACTTACAGTTTCCAGAGTTTCATGTTGTGTATGGAGAGAAGAGAGACACTGTACCTCCTTCTGGGTAGTTCACCCCCTCCTCTGACTTTTCAATAGTCAGTCCATGTGGATAGATGCTGTACGGCCTCGAGGCCATGTTCTTAAACACAACCTAGCAAAGGATAGTTTTAGTGAGCtcatgcatgtaaaagtatCCTTGCTTTATAGTATAAATGTTTCAGTAGATACAGTGgtgcgaaaaagtgtttgcccgcttcctaattttttatttttttgcatgtttgtcatacttaaatgtttcagatcatcaaacaaatttaaatattagtcaatgacaacacaactgaacacaaaatgcaatttttcaacttacCTGAGATTAATAGAGAgctatcagtctggaaatggTTATAAAACCGgttctaaagttttgggaccACAGTGAGCGCCATCATCCTCAATGgccaacagtggtgaaccttcccaggagtggcccgccaaaaaaaatttccccaagagcacagcaacaattcgtccaagaggtcacaaaagaccccacaacaaaatCCAGAGAATTGCAGacctcacttgcttcagttaaggtctGTTCATGACTCTACCATAACAAAGACagtgggcaaaaacggcctgtatggcagagttccaagaccaaaactaccgctaaataaaaataacatgaaggctcgtctcaattttataaaacatcttgataatccccaagacctttgggaaaatactttgtgatctgacgagacaaaagtttaactttttggaaggtgtgtgtccaattacatctggcgtaaaagtaatgatgcatttcagaaaaaaaagcatcatacagtaaaatatggtggtagtagtgtgatggtccggAGCTGTTTtattgcttcaggacctggaagacttgctgtgataaatagaaccatggATTTTGccgtctaccaaaaaattctgagggagaatgtctggccatctgtttgtgtcctgaagctgaaaccaacttgggttctgcattaggacaatgatccaaaacacaccagcaagtcaacctctgaatggctgaagaaaaacaaaatgaagactttggaggaGTGGCCTAGGCAAAGCCCTGACCTGAATCCGaatgagatgctgtgacatgaccttgaaaaccctccaatgtggctgaattacaacaattctgcaaagacaagtgggccgcacggtggtctagtggttagcatgttggccaatacagtaacagcctggagatcgggatgacctgggtttgattctcccctgggcatttctgtgtggagtttgcatgttctccccgtgtgtgcgtgggttttctccgggcactccggcttcctcccacattcccaaaaaacttgcaggtgaggttaattggcgactctaaattgtccatagatgtgagtgtgaatggttgtttgtctttatgtgccctgcgattggctggcgaccagtccagggtgtaccccgcctgtcgcccgaagtcagctgggatagactccagcatgcccccgaggatgaggatgaagcggtatagaaaatggatggatggacacagCGTtgcaagagactcattgcaagttattgcaaacacttgattgcagttgttactgctaagggtggcccaaccagttattaggtttactttttcacacagggccatctaggtgtggattatttttcttccttattaataaaacgtttcatttaaaaactgcattttgtgttgagttgtggtggcattgactaatatttac is drawn from Dunckerocampus dactyliophorus isolate RoL2022-P2 chromosome 9, RoL_Ddac_1.1, whole genome shotgun sequence and contains these coding sequences:
- the f5 gene encoding coagulation factor V isoform X1 — its product is MGLCAQTGDPNLFSTTLVLLLILLASIHVGANDQPQQGRKRHYYIAAVDIDWNYQGNETHRFLPTYKKVVFREYEKDFTKEKIHPPWLGILGPTLRGEEGDIIVVTFRNMATQPCSLHPHGIAYGKQSEGAHYFDNTSQREKEDDVVKPNSEHVYTWEVTPEVSPKPDDPTCLTYSYISHQNVVEDFNAGLVGTLLVCKRGSLDETGMQSGVNQELVFLFGVFDERQSIHKPSYIYDDNTSNRHVHYTINGYTKGALPGLSMCAYSSVSLHLLGMSSEPELFSVHMNGQVLQHMGHKVSSLGLISGSSATASMVPVHTGRWMLSSHVLKHIEVGMHAFVDVKKCEAFKAPRREITRQQRHDSREWKYYIAAEEVFWDYAPEMPDHIDESYKSQYLQQSSTRIGGKYKKAVYTLYNNESFTERIESKQKKSELGILGPVIRAQIRDVITVVFKNMASRPYSIYPHGLTIEKSEEGVNYPEGGNHSHAVQPGETHTYVWRVVEEDEPLKRDPRCLTRLYHSAVDTPRDIASGLIGPLLICKSQSLNVRNVQVKADKEQQAMFAVFDENKSWYLDDNIRGFCDPSQVNKADPGFYKSNVMHTINGYVYESGPLLGFCNGDVAKWHVSSVGAQDYIQTATAYGHTFELNKRKEDILSLFPMTGETITMNMENIGVWLLATLNSHETTKGMRIKFQDVECFRDHYYEYDYDEPEKKFDLLKPPSLDEIKKKEEEKEKQRLKPSNTVETDLDTEMFANELGLRSLKKQLKDSVESIEKLDLSFLDYDAVDVFNKNVRQATSVTKSTKATIDYSPSLDNKTKTNQTALYNTTASLNYGNRSTEATNLPLDVKANLQAGRLNVTLTGGNEDAEEQLTRGDVFAFSEARSPSIPDTQSNHSSLNTISQDIRSLDIQNRAVFGAVLKDSESTVNEDGPQMDSYKFLIIPADFIPENVTVNSTQSNSSGNTTFETFLKQSNSTSSSFNNSQNSGNFSLAGRLQSSLEELDGSESSEEVFIYLKQNHTEVIKSNSVKTKSHNWTYDGTHQNVPMQIPDHIMKYVQKQTTPAPKRTPKIRRVIFRQKPQKGFGIKTRRKKEYNPLVTNGLPLSPRGFNPNMIPRGSRPVSLQAVPEEEDLMNKPVVIGVPRPDFSDYELYVPGDEPDHLALEDLKADEYDYVNYKDPYSSHLDIQNIDDFKQSGPNVKMYFISAEEVEWDYSGSGLNRRQERPQLSNRHTKFKKVVFRGYMDGLFRIPEIRGEKEEHLGILGPVIKAEYGQSIMVVFRNNANRPFSLHPNGVSYTKSTEGLSYEDASTASYKGDNEVLPNTTFTYIWKVPRKADHTQDEPHCRTWTYYSGVNPEKDIHSGLIGPLLVCPKGTLNNMTDISEFTLLFMTFDESQSWYYETNREIMQRKSRRRFQDPNVKEDLKFHSINGITHNLKGLRMYTKQLVRWHLINMGSPTDFQSIHFHGQTFLHQQATSNRHGVFPLLPGSFATLEMYPSKPGLWQLETEIGVNQQRGMQTLFLVLDNDCYRPLGLESGSVKDGQITANITRGYWEPHLARLNNQGKYNAWSTDQNNSFIQVDFQRPVVISQVATQGAKQLFQSQFVTNYSISYSNDHKRWSLYKGDSRYPMKVFPGNQEAYETKTNTFFPPVIARFIRLHPLQWYNTATVRMEYYGCELDGCSVPLGMENGLIEDYRITASSTSSSWYLGAWLPSYARLNKQGTVNAWQAKYKDMKQWLQVELPEVKKITGIITQGAKSLGKEMYVTFYSLQHSEDGIYWNDYNEDEDRPPKIFRGNNKNNEHVKNFIYPPIFSRFIRIIPRNWKGSITMRVELLGCDFE
- the f5 gene encoding coagulation factor V isoform X2 yields the protein MGLCAQTGDPNLFSTTLVLLLILLASIHVGANDQPQQGRKRHYYIAAVDIDWNYQGNETHRFLPTYKKVVFREYEKDFTKEKIHPPWLGILGPTLRGEEGDIIVVTFRNMATQPCSLHPHGIAYGKQSEGAHYFDNTSQREKEDDVVKPNSEHVYTWEVTPEVSPKPDDPTCLTYSYISHQNVVEDFNAGLVGTLLVCKRGSLDETGMQSGVNQELVFLFGVFDERQSIHKPSYIYDDNTSNRHVHYTINGYTKGALPGLSMCAYSSVSLHLLGMSSEPELFSVHMNGQVLQHMGHKVSSLGLISGSSATASMVPVHTGRWMLSSHVLKHIEVGMHAFVDVKKCEAFKAPRREITRQQRHDSREWKYYIAAEEVFWDYAPEMPDHIDESYKSQYLQQSSTRIGGKYKKAVYTLYNNESFTERIESKQKKSELGILGPVIRAQIRDVITVVFKNMASRPYSIYPHGLTIEKSEEGVNYPEGGNHSHAVQPGETHTYVWRVVEEDEPLKRDPRCLTRLYHSAVDTPRDIASGLIGPLLICKSQSLNVRNVQVKADKEQQAMFAVFDENKSWYLDDNIRGFCDPSQVNKADPGFYKSNVMHTINGYVYESGPLLGFCNGDVAKWHVSSVGAQDYIQTATAYGHTFELNKRKEDILSLFPMTGETITMNMENIGVWLLATLNSHETTKGMRIKFQDVECFRDHYYEYDYDEPEKKFDLLKPPSLDEIKKKEEEKEKQRLKPSNTVETDLDTEMFANELGLRSLKKQLKDSVESIEKLDLSFLDYDAVDVFNKNVRQATSVTKSTKATIDYSPSLDNKTKTNQTALYNTTASLNYGNRSTEATNLPLDVKANLQAGRLNVTLTGGNEDAEEQLTRGDVFAFSEARSPSIPDTQSNHSSLNTISQDIRSLDIQNRAVFGAVLKDSESTVNEDGPQMDSYKFLIIPADFIPENVTVNSTQSNSSGNTTFETFLKQSNSTSSSFNNSQNSGNFSLAGRLQSSLEELDGSESSEEVFIYLKQNHTEVIKSNSVKTKSHNWTYDGTHQNVPMQIPDHIMKYVQKQTTPAPKRTPKIRRVIFRQKPQKGFGIKTRRKKEYNPLVTNGLPLSPRGFNPNMIPRGSRPVSLQAVPEEEDLMNKPVVIGVPRPDFSDYELYVPGDEPDHLALEDLKADEYDYVNYKDPYSSHLDIQNIDDFKQSGPNVKMYFISAEEVEWDYSGSGLKRQERPQLSNRHTKFKKVVFRGYMDGLFRIPEIRGEKEEHLGILGPVIKAEYGQSIMVVFRNNANRPFSLHPNGVSYTKSTEGLSYEDASTASYKGDNEVLPNTTFTYIWKVPRKADHTQDEPHCRTWTYYSGVNPEKDIHSGLIGPLLVCPKGTLNNMTDISEFTLLFMTFDESQSWYYETNREIMQRKSRRRFQDPNVKEDLKFHSINGITHNLKGLRMYTKQLVRWHLINMGSPTDFQSIHFHGQTFLHQQATSNRHGVFPLLPGSFATLEMYPSKPGLWQLETEIGVNQQRGMQTLFLVLDNDCYRPLGLESGSVKDGQITANITRGYWEPHLARLNNQGKYNAWSTDQNNSFIQVDFQRPVVISQVATQGAKQLFQSQFVTNYSISYSNDHKRWSLYKGDSRYPMKVFPGNQEAYETKTNTFFPPVIARFIRLHPLQWYNTATVRMEYYGCELDGCSVPLGMENGLIEDYRITASSTSSSWYLGAWLPSYARLNKQGTVNAWQAKYKDMKQWLQVELPEVKKITGIITQGAKSLGKEMYVTFYSLQHSEDGIYWNDYNEDEDRPPKIFRGNNKNNEHVKNFIYPPIFSRFIRIIPRNWKGSITMRVELLGCDFE